GGCCTCCGAGGCCCCCGCCCAGCGCCCGGAAAGCGCGCCCTCGGAAGCCCAGCTGTCTCCCCCTCCCGACTCGGAGAAGGCCCCGCTGCCGCCAGGGTACGTGGAGGTGCTCAACCCCGCGTTCCCCAACGCCGCGCCCCCGACGCCGGTGGTGCACCGCGGCCGCCGCTATGGCCTGGAGGACCTGTCCCCGTACTTCGCGGAGGGCAAGAAGAAGGAGGCCCGCGAGGCCTTCGACCGTGGCCAGTACACCCGCGCCCGCGAGCTGCTGAAGGCCGAGGGTGACAGCGCCCCCGTGCGCTACCTGCGCGCCCTGGCCGCCGTGCGTGCCGGGGACGACGAGGCCGCCGCGAAGGAGTTCGCCGCGCTGGCGCCGGACTACCCCGCGCTGAGAGACAGGTGCCTCACCCACGGCGGCGTGGCGCTGGAAGGACTGCGCCGCTACGACGAGGCGGCGGCGCAGCTGTCCCAGGTGCCCCCGGAGTCGCGGCTGTACGTGGACGCGCGCCTGGCGCTGTCCCGCGTGCTGCGCAAGAAGAAGGACGCCGCCGGTGCCATGGCCGCGCTGGAGCCGCTCACCGGCCGCGCCGCGCCCAGCTGGGGTCGCAACGTGGGCGCCGAGGCGCTGATGGCCATCGCCGACATCGCCGCGGAGAAGAAGGACAAGGCCGCCGAGCGCGCTGCGCTGTGGCGCCTGTGGGCCGCGCATCCGCTGTCTCCGCTGGCGAAGCAGGCGGAGAAGCGCCTCAAGGGGCAGACGCCGCCGACGGACGCGAAGGTGGGGCGGGGTGAGGCGCTGGTGGAGCTGCACCGCAACAAGCAGGGCCTGGCGGTGCTGGAGCCGCTGATCGGACAGCTCCAGCTTCCGGACGCGCTCGCCTGCCGCGCGCACTTCGCCTACGGCAAGGGCCAGCGCAAGGAGCGCCAGCACACGCGCGCCATCCAGGTGCTGACGCCGGTGGCGGAGAAGTGCCAGGACCGGGACTTGCTGGCCCGCGTGCTGTACGTGCTCGGCTCGTCGCGCTCCATCGTCGACCAGTCGCGAGGCACGGAGACGTACGAGCGGCTGGCGCGGGAGTTCCCGGACCACTCCTTCGCGGACGACGGGCTCTTCTACGCGGCGGACCTGTACGTGAAGACGGGGCGTCCCAAGGAGGCCATGGCGCGCCTGGACGAGCTGGCGCGGCTCTACCCGCAGGGGGACTTCCTCGGCGAGGCGCTCTTCAAGGCGTTCTGGATTGCCCGCACCTCCGGCGTGGAGGACTCGGGCCTGTCCTTCCTGGACCGCATCGAAGCGCAGTTCGCCCAGGCGGACGAGAGCTACGACGTGGAGCGCGCGCGGTACTGGCGGGCCCGGACGATGCAGGAGAAGGGCAACATCCAGGGCGCGGCGGAGCTGTTCGAGAAGCTCGCGGTGGACCACCCGGCCACGTACTACGGGCTGATGGCCCGCTCGCAGCTGGCCACGGTGGACCCGGCGCGGCTGGAGCGCGTGTCGCCCGAAATCTTCAAGGTGCCCGAGGCGGCCAGCCCGTGGCCGCTGTTCGCAGGCCCCATGGGCGAGGACCCGCACTTCAAGGCGGGCGTGGAGCTGTACCGCCTGGGCTTCAATGAGGCGGTGGCGTCGGAGATGCTCGCCGTGAATCGCTCCAACCAGCCCGCGGAGGCCATCCGCCTGCTGGTGCTGGTGCTGCACGAGGCCGGCGACGAGCGCTCCGCGCACGCGGTGGCGCGGCTGGCGCTGCGCAAGGACCTGAGCGGGCGCATCACCCCGCAGACGCGGGTGGTGTGGGAGGTGGCCTATCCCAACGCCTTCCGCGAGCTCATCGAGAAGCACACCTCGGATGCGGGCGTGGAGCCGGATCTGCTCCAGGCGCTGATGCGCGAGGAGAGCGCGCTGGACCCCAAGGCCCTGTCCTGGGCGGGCGCGCTGGGGCTCACGCAGTTGATGCCGTCCACCGCGAAGAACGTGGCGCGCGAGCTGAAGCTCAAGCGCTTCTCCGTGGACAGCCTGCTGCAGCCGGACCTCAACATCCGCCTGGGGGCGCACTACCTCGGCGGGCTGCTGAAGAAGTTCAAGGGGCACACGCCGTACGCGGTGGGCAGCTACAACGCCGGCCCCGGCGCGGTGAACCGCTGGCGCTCGGAGAAGCCGGACCTGCCGCTGGATGCGTGGGTGGAGGAGATCCCCATCTCCGAGACGCGCGGCTACATCAAGCGCGTGCTCCGCTCCTTCAATACGTACCAGCTCCTCTATGGCCGGGCGCCCAAGCTGCCCGTGCTCAAGAGCGCCGCGAAGTAGTGAGGCGCCGTACGAGCCGCTGTCCCCGCGCCGGCCCATACTCCCAGTCCTGGGGCAGGGGGCCCGCGGGGTGGTGAAAATCGGACGGAATCAGGTTCCGGAGCCGGGTGTTATGTCCGGGTCCTGACAAAAAAGGGCACCTTGGGTGGTGTATCCCCCTATGCAGCCGGGTGAAAACGTGTCACACGGCGGGGGCCGCACCTGAACCAGGCGTGGCATCCAGCTCAATTCATGAAGCTGGAAGAGAAAGAAGAAGAGAAGAGTAATGGCGACTGGTACCGTGAAGTGGTTCAACGACGCGAAGGGCTTTGGGTTCATCACGCAGGACGGCGGTGGCGAGGATCTGTTCTGCCACCACACTGCGATCCAGACCCAGGGCTTCCGCTCCCTGCAGGAAGGCCAGAAGGTGGAGTTCGATGTGGCCCGTGGCCCCAAGGGGCTCCAGGCGCAGAACGTTCGCCCGATCTGATGCCAAGCTGAACGCGCCAGACGCGTTCTGCACAAAGGCTCAGTCTCCTGAAGGGAGGCTGGGCCTTTTCCTTTTGCGGGCCAGCCCCGTCTCCTGGCGCCTGTCCGCCGGCTCCCCTAGACTCCGGGTGTGGGCGCACCGTCGAACAACGGAGATGGAAAGAACGCGCTCCTGCGCGGGCTCCCCTCCATCGAACAGCTCCTGCGCCGCCCGTCGCTGGAGCCGCTGCTGGCCGGCGCCCCCCGGGCCCGCGCCGTGGCCGCGCTCCGGCTGGCGGTCGACCGCGTGAGGGCCCGGCTGCTCCGGGGCGAGGCGCGCCCCTTCGACGACGCCGACGTCCGCGACGCGCTGGGCACCCTGGCCACGCCCAATCTGCGGCCCGTCCTCAACGCCACCGGCGTGGTGCTGCACACCAACCTGGGCCGCGCGCCGCTGGCCCCGGAGGCGGTGGCCCGCGTGGCGGCCGTGGCTCGCGGCTACTCCAACCTCGAGTACGACCTGGACGAGGGCGAGCGGGGCAGCCGCTACGCGCCCGTCATCGACCTGCTGCGCTCGCTCACCGGCGCGGAGGACGCGCTCGTCGTCAACAATTGCGCGGGCGCGGCGCTGCTGGTGCTGGCGGCGCTCGCGTCCGGCCGCGAGTGCGTCGTGTCCCGGGGCGAACTGGTGGAGATTGGCGGCGGCTTCCGGGTGCCGGACGTCATGCGCCAGTCCGGCGCGAAGCTGGTGGAGGTGGGCACCACCAACCGCACGCGCCTGTCGGACTACGCCTCCGCGGTGGGCCCGGACACGGGGCTGCTGGTGAAGGTGCACCGCTCCAACTTCGCGCTGGTGGGCTTCACCGAAGAGGTGGACGTCGCGGAATTGGCGAAGCTGGGCCGGGAGCGCGGGGTGACGGTGTTCCAGGACCTGGGCTCGGGCGCGCTGGTGCCGCTGGAAGGGGAGGGGCTCACGCAGGAGCCCACGGTGCCCCAGGCGGTGGCCGCGGGGGCGGACGTCATCGCCTTCTCGGGCGACAAGCTGTTGGGTGGGCCGCAGGCGGGAATCGTCGTGGGACGCTCGGCGCTGCTGGCGCGCATCAAGGCGCACCCGCTCACCCGGGCGCTGCGCGTGGACAAGATGACGGTGGCCGCGCTGGAGGCCACCCTGGAGCTGTACCGGGATGGGCAGGCAAGCGCCGTCCCCACGTTCAGGTTGCTTGCCCAGCGGCCGGAGGAGCTGCGCGCCCGCGCGCTGCGGCTCCAGGCCCTGCTGGCGGAGCGAGGCGTGGTCGCCCGGGTGGAGGGAGTGGTGGGACAGGTGGGAGGGGGTGCCATGCCGCTGGCCCGGTTGCCTTCCTTCGCCTGCATCCTCACCCTAGGGAGGCCGGAAACATTCCTGGACTGCCTGCGCAGCGGGGATGTGCCGGTTATTGGCAGGATCACGGATGGCGAGGGGGTCCTCGACGTTCGTTGTCTCGCGGAGGAGGAGCTTTCGGTGGTTGCCGACGCCGTCGCGACCGCCCGCCCAGGGAACCCGCCATGATCAACAGCGCCGTCCTCGTTCTCAACCGGTACTACCAACCGGTTCATGTCACCTCGGTGAAACGGGCGTTCTCGCTGCTGTATCAGGGCGTGGCCAAGGCCATTGACGCTCAGTACCGGCTCTACGAGTTCGACGACTGGGCCGCCTTGAGCGCCACCCAGGACTGCATCACCACCATCAACCGCACCATTCGTGTCCCCCGCGTCCTGGTGCTCAGCGCGTATGACCACCTGCCCCGCGGTCGTGTGCGCTTCTCACGACTCAACATCTACGCGCGCGACAACGACACCTGCCAGTACTGCGGCAAGAACCTGCCTCGCTGTGACTTGAACCTGGACCATGTCATGCCGCGCTCGCAGGGCGGAAAGACGACGTGGGAGAACGTCGTCTGCTCCTGCGTCCCCTGCAACCTGAAGAAGGGCGGGCGCACCCCGGAGCAGGCGGAAATGAGGCTGCTCAAGAAGCCGGTGCGCCCCCGCTGGACACCCCTGTTCCGGGGCGCCACGCGCAAGGTGACGTACCGGGAGTGGCTGCCCTTCCTGCACCTGGCGGATGTCTCGTACTGGAACGTCGAACTTCTGGATGAGTAGCGGAACCGCCGTCCGCGGCTGACGACTCCCTGACGATTTCCCGTGGCCGTTGCCAGGGTGTGCCGGGTCCAACCCTGCACGCGCGGGGCTTCCGCGCGCATTCATGCCCGGCTTGGACCGCGCCCCCGCCGCGGAGCACCGGTGCGGCAGGGGAGTCTCCACATGAAGGCGAACCGCTGGCTGGTCCTGTTCGGACTGGCCCTGGCTCTGGGTGTTTCCGGGTGTCCCGACGACGAACCACCCGTGCCCCCTCCTGGCAACACGGATGCGGGCTCCGGTGAGGACGCTGGCTCGGATGGGGGCGACGTCCTGCCGGACGGCGGCCCGGGCTCGGAGTGCATCGACGTGGGCGCGGCGTGCAGCCGCGAGACGGGCGCCGCGTGCTGTACGGGCATCTGCTCCGAGGACGGCACGTGTCCGGCCCCCAGCGAGCAGTGCACCCCGGCCGGCGACGCCTGCACCAGCGGCATCGAGTGCTGCACCCAGAGCTGCCTGGGGGGCACCTGCTCCACCCAGCAGTGCCTGGACGTCGGCGGGACCTGTACCCGCGCGGAGGAGTGCTGCACGAAGATCTGCGGCGGTGACGGCAAGTGCGCGGCGCTGCCCGCGGGCACCACGTCCTGCAAGGTGCCGGGCCAGGCGTGTGGCGGGAACGCCGACTGCTGCTCCACCAACTGTCAGGGCGGCATCTGCAAGCCGGCGTACTCGTGCCAGGCCAATGACGACCTCTGCCTGAAGAACGAGGACTGCTGCGGCGGCGTGTGCTCGCAGAACGACACCGGCACGCCGGGCCGCTGCGTGGCGGTGGGCGGCGCGGGTGGCGGCAACTGCGTCCAGGACGGCAACCCGTGCACCGGCGGCAGCACCTGCTGCTCGCGCACCTGTGTGGACCTGGGCTACGGCGCCACGGTGTGCCAGCCGGTGAACGGCTGCCGCCCCACGGGCAACTACTGCGCCGCGGACGGCGTGTGCTGCGGCGGCGAGAAGGTCTCCAACGCGGTGGACTGCCGCGAGAACCGCTGCGACAAGCCCAACGGCTGCAACCCGGTGGGCAACATCTGCGGCTCCGGCATGCTCCCGGACGGCGGCATCATCGACGTGAATGCGCGCGAGGCCTGCTGCGACGGGCAGAAGGCCGTGTGCAAGGTGGACTCGTCCGGCGTGCCGCGCTGCTTCGGTGGCTGCACCAGCGGCCAGTGCCCCGCCGCGTGCCCCACGGGCTACACCGGCGAGGAGGGCTGCTGCATCTCCCAGGGCAGCACCTGCCAGTTCAGCGACCAGTGCTGCAACGGCAACCGCTGCCTGCCGGGCGCGGACGGCGCCTTCTCCTGCCAGCCGGCCCCCACATGTGATCCGGTGGGCACGGTGTGCGACCCGGCCAGCTCGGGCTGCTGCGCGGGGACGGCGTGCCGGGCCGTCGACGAGCTGACGTATGTGTGCCGCCCGACGGGCACCTCGCCCGGGGGTGGCACGGATGGCGGCACCGGTGGGATGGACGCCGGCACTGGCGGTGTGGATGGGGGCCCGATCTGCACGGCCAACGGGCAGACGTGCTCCAGCGGAGCGGGGTGCTGCTCGGGCATCTGCACCGGGGGCACGTGCCAGGCGCCGCAGGCCTGCCAGCCGCAGAGCAGCGCCTGCACCTCGGCGTCCGACTGCTGCGCCGGTCTGGGCTGCCGCATCCCGGGTGGGAGCAGCGTCGGTACGTGCGAGCCAGGGGCTACCTGCTCGGCGGCCGGCCAGGCGTGCTCACCCACCGGCCCGTGCTGCTTCGGGCTGGCCTGTGAGACGTCCATGGGCGGCGCCTGCGACGGCACCCAGCCCTGCACCTGCGCCGTCATCATCCGGTAACCAGCAACTGACGGACGCTTACTGGCGGGGAGTCGACTCGGGCAGTAGGACGGGCTTTGATGGGAGTCCCATTGAAGCCCGTCCCTCTTCCCTCCATGTCCGAACCCTCGCGAGCTCCCCTGGCCGAAGCCCGGCTCATGGGCCCCACGGAACCGGGTCCGGTGGTCACCGGTCCGCCGGGGCTGTCCCGTCGTCCCCGCCCCCGGCGCATCATCGCCGTGGGCGGTGGCAAGGGGGGCATCGGCAAGTCCATGGTGTCCGCCAACCTCGGCGTCGCGCTCGCGCAGGCCGGGCTCAACGTGCTGCTGGTGGACGCGGACCTCGGCGGCGCCAACCTGCACACGTGCCTGGGCGTGGGACAGCCCACGGCGACGCTGTCCGACTTCCTGCGGAAGAACAAGGCGCAGCTCGATGAGGTCATCATCCCCACGGGCGTGCCGCGCCTGTCGCTGATCGCCGGCGCGCAGGACGCGCTGGACGCGGCGAACCTCAAGTACGCGCAGAAGCAGAAGCTGCTGAAGACGCTGATGGGGGCGTCGGCGGACTACCTCATCCTGGACCTGGGCGCGGGCACCAGCTTCAACACCATCGACTTCTTCATCATGGCGGACCACGGCCTGCTGGTGGTGCTGCCCGAGCCCACCTCGGTGGAGAACGCGTACCGCTTCGCGAAGGCGGCCTTCTTCCGGCGGCTCCAGCAGGTGGAGGCGCAGTACGGCATCGAGGACATCGTGGAGAGCGCGCTCACCACCCGCGAGGGCTCGCTGCGCACCCTGCACGACGTGCTCGCCCAGGCGCGGCGCAAGGACCCGGCGGCCGCGGATCGGCTGGAGCGCGAGCTGGCCGCCTTCCGCATCCGGCTGGTGGTGAACCAGGCGCGCACGGACGCGGACCTCAACGTGGGGACCGCCGTGGCCTCCGCGTGGAAGAAGTTCTTCGGAATCGAGATGGATGACCTGGGCGCCATCCGGTACGACGATGAGGCCTGGCGCTCGGTGCGCAAGCGCCGGCCCGTCCTCATCGAACGGCCCGATTCCCCGGCATCCACGGCCATCCAACGCATCGCCACGCGTCTTCTTGCAATCGACAGCACCCCCGACCCGTCTTCGCCATGAAGCCTTTCGAGCAGCAGACCTATTACGAGCTCCTGGAGGTCCCCGTCTCCGCCCCGGTGGATGACATCCGCGCGGCGTACTCGCGGCTGATGGAGCTGTATGCGCCGGACTCCATCGCCGTGTACGCGCTGGTCGACCCGGAGCAGGTGGACGGCCTCCGCGCCCGGATGACCGAGGCGATGGAGATCCTCACCGACTCGGACCTGCGCGCCGAGTACGACAAGGACCTGGGCCTGCCCGCCCAGCGGATGGTGGAAGCCGTCGCGGCCGGGGGGAAGCCCTCGAGCGAGGTCACCCCCGGGACGGGCACGGTGGCCCGTGCCGCCGAGGCGCTTGCGAGCTCCGCGGCCGCCAGCGGGTCGGAGACGGGCAGGGCGTCGGTCAGCACGAGCGAGGCGGCTGTGGCCCCGGGCCCGGCTTCCGCGAGTGCCACGGAGGCTCCCGTGGCCACCGCGCGCGAGGAGTCGAAGCCGGCACCGGCCGTGACGTCGACGACTCCGCCCGAAGAGCCCGCGACGGGCCCGGCGGGGGACTTCCGCGCCACGTTCTTCCGGGGGTTCTCCTTCGCATACGTGTCCAGCTCGTTGCAGGACACGCAGCTGCTGGGCAGCGCTGTCTACGTGCCGTCGTCTCCGTCCAGCGCGGAGCCGCGTCCACTCCCGGCGAACGACGTGGCGACCGCTTCGGGCCCGTCCTCCGCGAGCCCGCGCACGGAGACGGTCTCCGTGGCCCCGGCCGAGTCCATCGCGAGCCCGGCTTCCGGGCCCGAGGTTCCCGCCAGCCCCCCGAGCACGTCCAGCACCGCCGCCGTGAGCACGTCCAGCGTGCCCGCCGCCGTGGGTGTGGCCTCGGAGCCTGCCTCCAGCCCCCCGGGGCCAGCCGCCGCGAGCCTCCCAGCCGAGCCCGCTCCGAGCGCTCCGCCCGTCGCTCCCAGTGCGCCCGCCCCCGCGTCCCGCGCCCAGCCGCCTCCGTTGCCCGTGTCCACCGAGCCGTCCCAGCAGGCGCCGCGTCCGGGGCCCGGGCGTCAGCTCGGGGACGCCCAGGTCCTCTCCCAGGACTCCGCCATTGCCACCGCCGAGGCGGCGCTGGCGCAGGTGGCGGCCCGGGTGCGAGAGCCGCAGGCGCGCCCCCGTACCCCCGACATCCCGGCGGACGCGGAGTTCAACGGCGAGCTGCTCCGCCGGGTGCGCGAGGCCCGGGGACAGTCCCTCCAGCAGGTGGCCGACCGCACCCGCATCACCCGAAGTCACCTGGAAAACGTGGAGGCGGACCGCTACGGCGCCCTCCCTCCCGCGGTGTACCTGCGCGGAATCCTCATGAACCTCGCCCGGGAGCTCGGCCTGGACCCGCTCCGGGTTTCCAGGAGCTATCTGGCCCTGGCTTCTGAGAAGTCGGGGAAGAAGTGACTTCGTCCTGGAGTGCGGACAACCGCTCCAGGGGCGCGATGAAAGTTGACTCGCCCCATGTCGGTGCCTAAGTAGGTAGGACGATGACGGACGAGGAAAAGGTCAAGGCGATGCGGCTCGCCCGTGCGATTGCCTCGGATATCTCGCTCTACAACGAGCAGAAGATCATCAAGGGCATCGAGCAGGACAACCTCTTCGAGGTCCTCAAGGAGGAACTGGAAGAGGGCCGCGAGCTCTACAAGAGCCGCGTCAGCCAGGAGATCTTCACGAAGATGAACTTCTTCGAACGCGCCATCAACGACATCGTCCTGCGCTCGAAGGCGCACGTGAAGTCGAAGATCTGGTAGCCCCTCCCCACGTGGTAGCGCCCGACACGCGAGAGCACCGCGCCCCGCCCGAAGCTCGCGGAGAGCGCGTGGACCAGTACCTCGCCCGGGCCTTCCCGGACCTCACCCGCTCGCGCATTCACGGCCTCATCGAGGCCGGGCACGTGCTCGCCAACGGCCAGCCCGCCAAGCCCGCCAAGCGCCTGCGGGGCGGAGAGCTGCTCGTCCTCCACATCCCCGCGCCCGTGGCCGCCGTCCCGCTGGCGGAGGAGCTGCCCGTCGCCGTGCTGCACGAGGACAAGGACCTCGTGGTGGTGGACAAGGCCGCGGGCATGGTGGTGCATCCCGGCGCGGGGCACGCCACCGGCACGCTGGTCAACGCGCTGCTCCACCGCGTGAAGGACCTGTCCGGCGTGGGCGGCGAGCTGCGCCCCGGCATCGTCCACCGCCTGGACAAGGACACCACCGGCTGTCTCGTGGTGGCGAAGAACGAGCAGGCGCTCGTGGCGCTGCAGAAGGCCTTCAAGACGCGCGCGGTGGAGAAGACGTACCTCGCGCTCGTCCACGGCGTGCCGCCCGCGGAAGGCCGCATCGAGACGCTCTACGGCCGCCACCCCATCCACCGCCAGAAGTTCACCGGCAAGGTGAGGGAGGGCAAGCAGGCCATCACCCTGTTCCGCGTCCTGGAGTCCTTCGATGGCGCCGCGCTGGTGGAGGTGGACCTGCTCACCGGCCGCACGCACCAGATTCGCGTGCACCTGGCCGAGGCCGGCCATCCGCTGCTCTGTGACTCCCTCTACGGCGCCGGCCGCAAGACGGCGAAGGGGCCCGCGGGGGAGGCCCAGGAGCGGCTCGGCCGCCAGGCGCTCCATGCCTGGCGCCTGGCCTTCGCCCACCCGCGCACGGGCAAGGCGCTGAAGCTGGAGGCTCCCATCCCCGAGGACCTCGCCGCCGCGCTGGCGCTGCTGCGAGGCACGCCAGTGGGGAAGGGGCGCCCCACGGCGGCGCCCGACGAGGCGAAGCAGCCCGGGGCGGCCCGGAAGAAGGCCGCCGCGAGGAAGCCGGCGGCGAAGCGGACTACAGGCCGGACACGCTGAGCGACTGCTGGCGCTTCGTCAGCACCTTCACCGGCTGAATCGCCATGACGCGCATGAAGACCTCGAGCAGCTCGGGGTCGAACTTGTTGCGCATCTCCGTCCACATCAGCATCAGCGCCACCTCCGGGCCGTAGGCGTCCCGGTACGGGCGCTTGGACGTGAGCGCGTCGTACGCGTCGCAGATGGCGATGATCTTCGCGTACACCCCGAGGTTCGTCTTCGGGATGATCATCTGGATGTTGCCGCGCGAGTCGCGCACCGCGGTGCCGAAGTCCGTCTTGTGCTCGAACGTCGTCACCACGCGCAGCAGGGTGGAGCGGCTGAAGCCCTTCTCCATCAGGATGTTGCGCACGGAGATGAGCGGCGCCTTCTGCACCGTCACCCGCTCCTCGGGCGTCAGCGCGCCGCGCTTGGTGGACAGCTCCTCCGACAGCGTCGCCATGCCCGCGTCGTGGAAGAGGGCGATGTAGCCCAGATCGCGCAGCTGCGGCTTCGTCAGCCCCAGCTCCGCGCCGAAGACGACGCACATCAGGCACACGTTGACCTGGTGGTACACGAGGTAGTCGTCCTCGCGCCGCATGGTCGTCATGCCCAGGAAGTGGGTGCGCTGCTCGTAGGAGATGTCCACGAAGTCCTGCACCAGCCGCAGCGCCTTGGACGCGTTGATGGGCTTCCCGGCGCGCACCGACTCCAGGTACTTCGACAGGAAGAACACCGCGCGGGCGTAGATGGTCATCGCGTACTTCTTGCGATCGACCTTCAGGTCGCCCGGGTTGTCCATGTCCTTGTTGAGCTTCTCCTTCAGCTTGGAGAACTTGGCGACGCGCATGTTGAGCAGCTTGCGGCCCGCCAGTCCGTCCTCCTCCGCCGAGGTCGACTGCTCCTTGGCGAAGATCCAGATGAAGTTCTTCAGGTCCGGCACCGTCACCGGCTTGGTGAGCGTGAAGCCGCCCACGTCCTTGGAGCGCAGCTCCGCCAGCAGGTAGCGCTGGTTTTCAATGGAGTTGAGGTCCACCTTCACGAGCATGCCGTTGAGGTAGAAGGACTCCTTGACGCCGTTCAGCTCCAGCCGGCCTTCCTTGCCGATGATCTGGTTGATGATGTCCTGGAGCTGGTGCAGCGGCTTCTGGAAGACCGCGTTCTCCGGGTCATACATCTTCACCGAGCGCACCAGCATGTAGAGGCCGGCGACCATGGAGCGCGCGAGCGACTGGAGCTTCTCGTTGTGCTCGCGGCCGTACTCGTTGAGGTTCTCC
The window above is part of the Pyxidicoccus trucidator genome. Proteins encoded here:
- a CDS encoding cold-shock protein gives rise to the protein MATGTVKWFNDAKGFGFITQDGGGEDLFCHHTAIQTQGFRSLQEGQKVEFDVARGPKGLQAQNVRPI
- a CDS encoding helix-turn-helix domain-containing protein, with protein sequence MKPFEQQTYYELLEVPVSAPVDDIRAAYSRLMELYAPDSIAVYALVDPEQVDGLRARMTEAMEILTDSDLRAEYDKDLGLPAQRMVEAVAAGGKPSSEVTPGTGTVARAAEALASSAAASGSETGRASVSTSEAAVAPGPASASATEAPVATAREESKPAPAVTSTTPPEEPATGPAGDFRATFFRGFSFAYVSSSLQDTQLLGSAVYVPSSPSSAEPRPLPANDVATASGPSSASPRTETVSVAPAESIASPASGPEVPASPPSTSSTAAVSTSSVPAAVGVASEPASSPPGPAAASLPAEPAPSAPPVAPSAPAPASRAQPPPLPVSTEPSQQAPRPGPGRQLGDAQVLSQDSAIATAEAALAQVAARVREPQARPRTPDIPADAEFNGELLRRVREARGQSLQQVADRTRITRSHLENVEADRYGALPPAVYLRGILMNLARELGLDPLRVSRSYLALASEKSGKK
- a CDS encoding HD-GYP domain-containing protein, translated to MADNLKISQAQEENLNEYGREHNEKLQSLARSMVAGLYMLVRSVKMYDPENAVFQKPLHQLQDIINQIIGKEGRLELNGVKESFYLNGMLVKVDLNSIENQRYLLAELRSKDVGGFTLTKPVTVPDLKNFIWIFAKEQSTSAEEDGLAGRKLLNMRVAKFSKLKEKLNKDMDNPGDLKVDRKKYAMTIYARAVFFLSKYLESVRAGKPINASKALRLVQDFVDISYEQRTHFLGMTTMRREDDYLVYHQVNVCLMCVVFGAELGLTKPQLRDLGYIALFHDAGMATLSEELSTKRGALTPEERVTVQKAPLISVRNILMEKGFSRSTLLRVVTTFEHKTDFGTAVRDSRGNIQMIIPKTNLGVYAKIIAICDAYDALTSKRPYRDAYGPEVALMLMWTEMRNKFDPELLEVFMRVMAIQPVKVLTKRQQSLSVSGL
- the selA gene encoding L-seryl-tRNA(Sec) selenium transferase; the encoded protein is MGAPSNNGDGKNALLRGLPSIEQLLRRPSLEPLLAGAPRARAVAALRLAVDRVRARLLRGEARPFDDADVRDALGTLATPNLRPVLNATGVVLHTNLGRAPLAPEAVARVAAVARGYSNLEYDLDEGERGSRYAPVIDLLRSLTGAEDALVVNNCAGAALLVLAALASGRECVVSRGELVEIGGGFRVPDVMRQSGAKLVEVGTTNRTRLSDYASAVGPDTGLLVKVHRSNFALVGFTEEVDVAELAKLGRERGVTVFQDLGSGALVPLEGEGLTQEPTVPQAVAAGADVIAFSGDKLLGGPQAGIVVGRSALLARIKAHPLTRALRVDKMTVAALEATLELYRDGQASAVPTFRLLAQRPEELRARALRLQALLAERGVVARVEGVVGQVGGGAMPLARLPSFACILTLGRPETFLDCLRSGDVPVIGRITDGEGVLDVRCLAEEELSVVADAVATARPGNPP
- a CDS encoding HNH endonuclease; this translates as MINSAVLVLNRYYQPVHVTSVKRAFSLLYQGVAKAIDAQYRLYEFDDWAALSATQDCITTINRTIRVPRVLVLSAYDHLPRGRVRFSRLNIYARDNDTCQYCGKNLPRCDLNLDHVMPRSQGGKTTWENVVCSCVPCNLKKGGRTPEQAEMRLLKKPVRPRWTPLFRGATRKVTYREWLPFLHLADVSYWNVELLDE
- a CDS encoding MinD/ParA family ATP-binding protein, with amino-acid sequence MVTGPPGLSRRPRPRRIIAVGGGKGGIGKSMVSANLGVALAQAGLNVLLVDADLGGANLHTCLGVGQPTATLSDFLRKNKAQLDEVIIPTGVPRLSLIAGAQDALDAANLKYAQKQKLLKTLMGASADYLILDLGAGTSFNTIDFFIMADHGLLVVLPEPTSVENAYRFAKAAFFRRLQQVEAQYGIEDIVESALTTREGSLRTLHDVLAQARRKDPAAADRLERELAAFRIRLVVNQARTDADLNVGTAVASAWKKFFGIEMDDLGAIRYDDEAWRSVRKRRPVLIERPDSPASTAIQRIATRLLAIDSTPDPSSP
- a CDS encoding transglycosylase SLT domain-containing protein; its protein translation is MKPYLPKLALVASALLLSAQAPAPQAPAPESPVSEASEAPAQRPESAPSEAQLSPPPDSEKAPLPPGYVEVLNPAFPNAAPPTPVVHRGRRYGLEDLSPYFAEGKKKEAREAFDRGQYTRARELLKAEGDSAPVRYLRALAAVRAGDDEAAAKEFAALAPDYPALRDRCLTHGGVALEGLRRYDEAAAQLSQVPPESRLYVDARLALSRVLRKKKDAAGAMAALEPLTGRAAPSWGRNVGAEALMAIADIAAEKKDKAAERAALWRLWAAHPLSPLAKQAEKRLKGQTPPTDAKVGRGEALVELHRNKQGLAVLEPLIGQLQLPDALACRAHFAYGKGQRKERQHTRAIQVLTPVAEKCQDRDLLARVLYVLGSSRSIVDQSRGTETYERLAREFPDHSFADDGLFYAADLYVKTGRPKEAMARLDELARLYPQGDFLGEALFKAFWIARTSGVEDSGLSFLDRIEAQFAQADESYDVERARYWRARTMQEKGNIQGAAELFEKLAVDHPATYYGLMARSQLATVDPARLERVSPEIFKVPEAASPWPLFAGPMGEDPHFKAGVELYRLGFNEAVASEMLAVNRSNQPAEAIRLLVLVLHEAGDERSAHAVARLALRKDLSGRITPQTRVVWEVAYPNAFRELIEKHTSDAGVEPDLLQALMREESALDPKALSWAGALGLTQLMPSTAKNVARELKLKRFSVDSLLQPDLNIRLGAHYLGGLLKKFKGHTPYAVGSYNAGPGAVNRWRSEKPDLPLDAWVEEIPISETRGYIKRVLRSFNTYQLLYGRAPKLPVLKSAAK
- a CDS encoding RluA family pseudouridine synthase, with translation MVAPDTREHRAPPEARGERVDQYLARAFPDLTRSRIHGLIEAGHVLANGQPAKPAKRLRGGELLVLHIPAPVAAVPLAEELPVAVLHEDKDLVVVDKAAGMVVHPGAGHATGTLVNALLHRVKDLSGVGGELRPGIVHRLDKDTTGCLVVAKNEQALVALQKAFKTRAVEKTYLALVHGVPPAEGRIETLYGRHPIHRQKFTGKVREGKQAITLFRVLESFDGAALVEVDLLTGRTHQIRVHLAEAGHPLLCDSLYGAGRKTAKGPAGEAQERLGRQALHAWRLAFAHPRTGKALKLEAPIPEDLAAALALLRGTPVGKGRPTAAPDEAKQPGAARKKAAARKPAAKRTTGRTR